A single window of Actinoallomurus bryophytorum DNA harbors:
- a CDS encoding RDD family protein gives MSHYDEPVAELPLASISRRAGARVIDAGLLGIVGFALILPFMIAAVGLPEPGSHGKDTSVWSGPAVFGWILVVAILPFAYEAVQLATWGQTLGKRIVGLRVLSESGAPMTPVQAVGRAAVNNVLYLFGCGVGTVMAYLWAIWDEPLHQALHDRLASTVVVDDREYEDQ, from the coding sequence ATGAGCCACTACGACGAGCCGGTCGCGGAGCTGCCCCTCGCCTCGATCTCCCGCCGGGCCGGCGCCCGCGTCATCGACGCCGGCCTGCTCGGCATCGTGGGCTTCGCCCTCATCCTGCCCTTCATGATCGCCGCGGTCGGTCTCCCCGAGCCGGGCAGCCACGGCAAGGACACCTCGGTCTGGTCGGGCCCGGCGGTGTTCGGCTGGATCCTGGTGGTGGCGATCCTGCCGTTCGCGTACGAGGCGGTGCAGCTCGCGACGTGGGGGCAGACGCTGGGCAAGCGCATCGTGGGCCTGCGGGTCCTCTCCGAGAGCGGCGCACCGATGACCCCCGTTCAGGCCGTCGGGCGTGCGGCCGTGAACAACGTGCTCTACCTTTTCGGTTGCGGTGTCGGCACGGTCATGGCCTATCTGTGGGCGATCTGGGACGAACCGCTGCACCAGGCCCTCCACGA
- a CDS encoding amino-acid N-acetyltransferase has product METEIRRARATDVRAIRRLVDLYAGPGRLLAKPTVTLFEDVQEFWVAEDRETGVVVGCGALHVMWEDLAEVRTVAVDTECRGHGVGHHIVTRLLDTARELGVRRVFCLTFEVTFFSRHGFRRLQGSPVAPEVYEELLRSYDDGVAEFLDLDRVKPNTLGNTRMLLHLEGDR; this is encoded by the coding sequence GTGGAGACAGAGATCCGGCGCGCCCGCGCAACGGACGTCAGAGCGATCCGCCGGTTGGTCGACCTGTACGCCGGCCCGGGCCGGCTGCTGGCGAAGCCGACCGTGACCCTGTTCGAGGACGTCCAGGAGTTCTGGGTCGCGGAGGATCGCGAGACCGGTGTCGTGGTGGGGTGTGGCGCGCTGCACGTGATGTGGGAGGACCTGGCCGAGGTCCGTACGGTCGCCGTCGACACCGAGTGCCGTGGCCACGGCGTCGGGCACCACATCGTCACGCGTCTCCTGGACACGGCGCGCGAGCTCGGCGTACGACGCGTCTTCTGCCTCACCTTCGAGGTGACCTTCTTCTCCCGGCACGGCTTCCGTCGTCTGCAGGGCAGCCCGGTGGCCCCCGAGGTGTACGAGGAGCTGCTGCGCTCCTATGACGACGGTGTGGCGGAGTTCCTGGACCTGGACCGGGTGAAGCCGAACACCCTGGGGAACACCCGGATGCTGCTCCATCTGGAAGGTGACCGATGA
- a CDS encoding LuxR C-terminal-related transcriptional regulator, with protein sequence MEQATLTRRGTDDPRLSEDELRLLAQIATGVTADVAARKLELSARTLRRRLRSICDRLNVNTPIEAVVWAARRQLI encoded by the coding sequence GTGGAACAGGCCACACTGACACGCCGTGGCACCGACGATCCGCGACTGAGCGAGGACGAACTCCGGTTGCTCGCGCAGATCGCCACCGGTGTCACCGCAGATGTGGCAGCGCGGAAACTCGAACTCAGCGCGCGGACGCTACGGAGGCGACTGCGATCGATATGTGACCGACTCAACGTGAACACCCCCATCGAGGCCGTCGTGTGGGCGGCACGACGCCAGTTGATCTGA
- a CDS encoding LacI family DNA-binding transcriptional regulator, with amino-acid sequence MANRAGVSVGTVSNVLNRPNLVAEATRERVRAVIGELGFVRNESARQLRQGRSRTLGVVLENLANPYFTDLARGAEAAMNTDGFDALWCTSDGSAAKERRCLDFLEEQRVTGVVITPVDLNSERIAEMQDRGLSVVVLDRREYAGACSTRVDHVTGGEIALQHLLDRHHPRIAIVTGPLLQEPIKDRYTGAMAAGRRAGLSEQEMPTLIRSDSTPTEGKEAARRLLELDPLPTGVFCTNDLLAIGLVNELLRAGVKVPGEIRVVGYDDIELAGTSVVPLTTVRQPRHELGWTAAELAVAEAGAGAQHEHRRLVLTPSLVVRESA; translated from the coding sequence GTGGCGAACCGTGCAGGTGTCTCCGTTGGGACAGTTTCGAATGTCCTAAACCGGCCAAACCTGGTGGCCGAAGCTACCCGTGAGCGCGTACGCGCGGTCATCGGCGAGCTAGGTTTCGTGCGCAACGAGAGCGCCCGGCAGCTCCGTCAGGGCCGCAGCCGCACGCTCGGAGTCGTCCTCGAGAACCTCGCCAACCCGTACTTCACCGACCTCGCCCGCGGTGCCGAGGCGGCGATGAACACCGATGGGTTCGACGCGCTGTGGTGCACCAGCGACGGCTCGGCGGCCAAAGAACGCCGTTGCCTCGATTTTCTGGAGGAACAACGCGTCACCGGCGTGGTCATCACGCCGGTCGACCTCAATTCCGAACGTATCGCGGAAATGCAGGATCGCGGCCTGTCCGTGGTGGTGCTCGACCGGCGCGAATACGCCGGGGCCTGCTCCACCCGTGTGGACCACGTCACCGGTGGTGAGATCGCACTCCAGCATCTCCTCGACCGGCACCACCCCCGGATCGCGATCGTCACCGGACCGCTGCTGCAAGAACCCATCAAGGACCGCTACACGGGTGCCATGGCCGCCGGACGCCGTGCGGGACTGTCCGAGCAGGAGATGCCGACGCTCATCCGCTCCGACTCGACGCCCACCGAGGGCAAGGAGGCGGCGCGGCGGCTGCTCGAGCTCGACCCGCTGCCGACGGGCGTCTTCTGCACCAACGACCTGCTCGCCATCGGCCTGGTCAACGAGCTGTTGCGGGCCGGCGTCAAGGTGCCCGGCGAGATCCGCGTGGTCGGCTACGACGACATCGAGCTCGCCGGCACGTCGGTGGTGCCCCTCACGACCGTGCGTCAGCCGCGGCACGAGCTCGGCTGGACCGCCGCCGAGCTGGCGGTCGCCGAGGCCGGTGCGGGCGCCCAGCACGAGCATCGACGGCTCGTCCTCACCCCGTCCCTGGTCGTCCGCGAGTCGGCCTGA